A region from the Halobacillus mangrovi genome encodes:
- a CDS encoding 2-phosphosulfolactate phosphatase, with the protein MGRIHVIFKKEDIEPNQMKGKIAVVFDVLFATTTITAALADEALSVIPVYDAAHAREKAKAMKEPFVLAGEDQGRKINGFHHPLRTYLQPHIQNKHLILSTTNGTVALQRSSQSEHLYASSLLNNSAMADYLYNHYFEKTILLVCSGSSGRYTMEDFYGVGSLVHYLMSLAEWELSDAAKTACFFYEGSHATAADLLAASRIGSLLMSAGMKRAEIEFAAQEGTFDVIPKYDPNSGQIKEEKHVFY; encoded by the coding sequence ATGGGACGTATTCACGTTATTTTCAAAAAAGAAGATATTGAACCGAACCAAATGAAAGGTAAAATTGCTGTAGTTTTTGATGTGCTGTTTGCGACAACGACCATCACTGCTGCTTTAGCTGATGAGGCACTTTCTGTGATCCCCGTGTATGATGCGGCTCATGCGAGAGAAAAAGCAAAGGCGATGAAAGAGCCTTTTGTATTAGCAGGGGAAGACCAAGGGAGAAAAATTAATGGCTTCCATCATCCGCTCCGTACATACTTGCAGCCACATATTCAAAATAAGCATCTAATTCTCTCAACGACCAACGGCACAGTGGCTTTGCAGCGATCCAGTCAGTCGGAACATTTGTACGCTTCTTCTCTATTAAACAATTCTGCTATGGCCGATTATTTGTATAACCATTACTTCGAGAAAACCATATTGCTAGTTTGTTCCGGTTCCAGCGGCCGGTACACGATGGAAGATTTCTATGGAGTTGGTAGTCTTGTTCATTACTTAATGAGTTTAGCAGAATGGGAGTTGTCTGATGCTGCAAAAACGGCTTGTTTTTTTTATGAAGGTAGTCATGCCACTGCCGCTGACCTCCTCGCTGCATCCAGGATTGGATCTTTATTAATGAGTGCAGGAATGAAGCGTGCCGAAATTGAATTTGCTGCTCAAGAAGGGACATTTGATGTCATTCCCAAGTATGACCCGAATTCGGGACAAATTAAGGAGGAAAAGCATGTATTCTATTAA
- a CDS encoding enoyl-CoA hydratase/isomerase family protein — protein MNLGNEHLSVEMNGPVMSCVLNRPDSLNAFSDKMIVGLQEALEEAALNNEVKVVVLSGAGRAFSAGGDVKSMGQADAQDIYDHLGALNQLILQIKDLSKPVVSVVHGYAAGAGFNLALACDQILAGEESQFILSFAQVGLVSDGGGHYFLSKLLGPYRAKELLFRAEPIPVETAMEWGLVNRVFPIADLEEEAMNYAVRLAKGPGRAIGMMKKIVDQSDKSDLATILEQERTVQTMMVSTNDHKEGVQAFKEKRKPEFTGK, from the coding sequence ATGAACTTAGGTAACGAACATTTAAGTGTAGAGATGAATGGCCCTGTCATGTCTTGTGTATTGAACCGTCCCGATTCACTAAATGCTTTCTCTGACAAAATGATAGTAGGACTCCAGGAAGCCCTTGAGGAAGCAGCTTTGAACAACGAAGTAAAGGTCGTTGTATTATCAGGTGCTGGCCGAGCCTTTTCCGCTGGTGGAGACGTCAAAAGTATGGGACAGGCTGATGCTCAGGATATTTATGACCATCTAGGTGCTTTGAACCAGCTCATTTTGCAAATTAAAGATCTTTCAAAACCTGTTGTTTCCGTTGTGCATGGTTATGCAGCAGGAGCGGGGTTCAATCTGGCTTTAGCCTGTGACCAGATCCTGGCCGGTGAAGAGAGCCAGTTTATCTTAAGTTTTGCTCAAGTTGGTCTCGTCTCTGACGGGGGCGGGCACTATTTCTTATCGAAACTCCTTGGTCCCTATCGCGCAAAGGAATTGTTATTCAGAGCTGAACCGATACCGGTAGAAACAGCTATGGAGTGGGGATTGGTCAATCGCGTCTTCCCTATAGCCGACCTCGAAGAAGAGGCGATGAATTATGCTGTAAGATTAGCTAAAGGACCTGGTCGTGCGATAGGAATGATGAAAAAGATTGTCGACCAATCTGATAAATCTGATTTGGCCACGATTCTCGAACAGGAACGTACCGTACAGACAATGATGGTTTCAACAAATGATCACAAAGAAGGCGTGCAAGCCTTTAAGGAAAAGCGCAAGCCTGAATTTACCGGAAAATGA
- a CDS encoding GNAT family N-acetyltransferase, with protein sequence MFLHKIDEDLALKRIEYTDAEELFELSDRSREHLGTWLPWIHFTNSPDDTKTFIQGCLRRYAENDGETVCIMYKGKIAGVIDFHELNWSHKRTSIGYWMGVDYKGLGLLTRSCEVLFDYAFNQLGLNRIEIRAAEENLKSRAVPERLGFVQEGIIRDAADMYGNYVNHVVYGMLAREWKA encoded by the coding sequence ATGTTTCTACATAAAATTGATGAGGACTTGGCTTTAAAACGCATTGAATATACGGATGCCGAGGAGTTGTTCGAGCTCTCAGACCGTTCTCGTGAACATCTTGGTACTTGGCTGCCATGGATTCACTTTACCAACTCGCCAGACGATACGAAAACGTTCATTCAAGGCTGTTTACGCCGATATGCAGAAAATGATGGAGAAACCGTTTGTATTATGTACAAGGGGAAAATTGCTGGTGTCATTGATTTCCATGAACTGAATTGGTCCCACAAAAGGACAAGTATCGGATATTGGATGGGGGTCGATTATAAGGGGCTTGGTCTACTAACCCGCTCATGCGAAGTGCTGTTTGATTATGCATTTAATCAACTTGGGTTGAATCGCATTGAAATAAGAGCAGCGGAAGAAAATCTTAAAAGTAGGGCTGTGCCTGAACGGCTTGGATTCGTGCAGGAAGGCATTATCCGTGATGCAGCTGATATGTATGGAAACTATGTGAACCACGTCGTATATGGCATGCTTGCAAGGGAGTGGAAGGCATAA
- a CDS encoding NRAMP family divalent metal transporter, whose protein sequence is MKQQSTRSLLLGAAFLMATSAIGPGFLTQTTHFTEQLAASFGFVILISIIIDIGAQLNIWRIIAISEKPAQDIANSLLPGLGVLLSLLIVAGGLAFNIGNIAGAGLGTNVLFGISPEMGALFSGIVAVAVFLVREAGKVMDRFAQTAGFIMIALTIFVMFSAQPPVGEAVAKTVAPDTIDFLAIITLVGGTVGGYITFAGGHRLLDAGVKGKESLGQVTKSSVSAIGIASIMRIFLFLAALGVVSSGVSLDPSNPPASVFQAAAGNIGYKIFGIIMWAAAVTSVVGAAYTSVSFIRTFSKTIDRYHKWFIVGFIVISTAVFVTIGRPVKVLILVGSLNGLILPIALGVMLIAAYKTKIVGDYKHPLWLTIFGAIIVVAMAYMGGVSLIEGIPQLFK, encoded by the coding sequence ATGAAACAACAATCTACCAGGAGTTTACTTCTAGGAGCTGCTTTTCTTATGGCCACATCTGCCATAGGTCCAGGGTTCCTCACTCAAACTACACACTTTACAGAACAACTTGCCGCAAGCTTCGGTTTTGTCATTTTAATTTCCATCATCATAGATATCGGAGCACAGCTCAATATATGGAGAATTATTGCCATCTCCGAGAAACCGGCTCAGGATATCGCAAACAGTCTGCTTCCTGGCCTTGGGGTCCTCCTCTCTCTTCTTATTGTCGCTGGAGGTCTTGCCTTCAACATTGGGAACATCGCAGGTGCCGGTTTAGGGACAAACGTACTTTTTGGAATTTCTCCTGAAATGGGAGCCTTGTTCAGTGGTATCGTTGCGGTCGCCGTTTTCCTTGTAAGAGAAGCAGGAAAAGTGATGGACCGCTTCGCACAAACAGCGGGATTTATTATGATCGCCTTAACGATTTTTGTGATGTTTTCTGCTCAGCCTCCTGTTGGAGAAGCTGTAGCGAAAACTGTTGCCCCTGATACAATTGATTTTCTTGCCATTATTACACTTGTTGGAGGAACCGTGGGTGGATACATTACCTTTGCTGGTGGTCACCGTTTATTGGATGCAGGAGTAAAAGGAAAAGAATCTCTTGGGCAAGTAACCAAAAGCTCGGTCTCAGCGATTGGTATTGCATCGATTATGCGAATTTTTCTTTTCCTTGCCGCTTTAGGAGTCGTTTCATCCGGAGTATCGCTTGATCCGTCCAACCCGCCTGCATCTGTCTTCCAAGCGGCTGCAGGAAACATCGGATACAAAATATTTGGAATTATTATGTGGGCGGCCGCGGTCACATCCGTGGTTGGTGCTGCCTACACCTCAGTCTCGTTTATTCGTACGTTTAGTAAAACGATCGACCGATATCATAAATGGTTTATTGTTGGATTCATCGTCATTTCTACAGCCGTGTTCGTGACCATTGGACGTCCTGTAAAAGTGCTTATCCTTGTAGGTTCATTGAATGGACTTATCCTGCCAATCGCACTTGGCGTTATGCTTATTGCCGCTTATAAAACGAAAATTGTCGGCGATTATAAGCACCCGCTATGGTTGACCATTTTCGGGGCCATTATCGTTGTCGCCATGGCCTATATGGGAGGCGTTTCCTTAATTGAAGGAATTCCTCAATTATTTAAATAG
- a CDS encoding putative hydro-lyase, which yields MKLSNLSPEKAREMIRKGEWDRPTAGLSNGYIQANLVVLPKEMAYDFLVFCQRNPKPCPVLDVTDVNAYHPPSVAPQADLRTDLPKYLVYRNGKKTEERTDLTDVWTEDMVGFLLGCSFTFEQALLENDIPIRHIEEGLNVPMFKTNLSCQPAGKFHGPMVVSMRPMKSNDVIRSIQVTSRFPSVHGAPVHIGDPETIGINDLQSPDFGDAVPIKEDEVPVFWACGVTPQAIAMHMKPKLMLTHAPGHMFITDQKNEAFGVL from the coding sequence ATGAAGCTGTCCAATTTAAGTCCTGAAAAAGCAAGAGAGATGATCCGTAAAGGAGAATGGGACCGTCCTACTGCAGGTCTTTCCAATGGATATATTCAGGCCAATCTTGTTGTCCTGCCTAAAGAAATGGCTTATGATTTCCTAGTTTTTTGCCAGCGCAATCCAAAGCCTTGTCCGGTACTCGATGTGACAGACGTAAATGCTTATCATCCACCTTCGGTTGCGCCACAAGCTGATTTAAGGACAGACTTGCCTAAATATTTGGTCTACCGAAATGGAAAAAAAACAGAAGAACGAACAGATCTTACTGACGTATGGACGGAAGATATGGTCGGTTTTTTGCTTGGCTGCAGCTTCACGTTCGAACAAGCACTACTTGAAAATGACATTCCAATTCGCCATATTGAAGAAGGTTTAAATGTCCCTATGTTTAAAACGAACCTCTCTTGTCAGCCTGCCGGAAAGTTTCACGGCCCAATGGTTGTAAGTATGAGACCGATGAAATCAAATGACGTGATCAGATCCATCCAAGTAACGAGCCGCTTCCCTTCTGTTCACGGGGCACCTGTCCATATCGGCGATCCTGAGACGATTGGTATCAATGACCTTCAATCTCCTGATTTTGGCGACGCAGTTCCTATAAAAGAGGATGAAGTCCCAGTATTTTGGGCCTGCGGGGTTACTCCCCAGGCGATTGCCATGCATATGAAACCAAAACTTATGTTAACTCATGCTCCTGGTCACATGTTTATTACCGATCAAAAAAATGAAGCATTTGGAGTTCTATAA
- a CDS encoding quinone oxidoreductase family protein — protein MKAIQFKEYGGPDVLERVDVETPGLKEGEVLIKVTAIGVNYADTARREGAYVVPTPLPFIPGAEVAGIVEETGEKTNRFQKGDRVVTLIGSGGYAEYVVANERTLIPIPENMEDATAVSLPLQGLTAYHLLKTMGRLEKGETVLVHASAGGVGSLAVQLAKLFGAGKVIATASSDEKLEMALELGADHAINYTKANWRDDVMNATDGEGVDIALEMAGGDIFHETVKCMRPFGRVVVYGVASGNPAQMYPSGLMNRNLSVIGFFLPQIMKKPVLFEKSLQELLKLVNTGDLKLTIGGIYDLEEAAQVHQMLQGRKTKGKLVLKP, from the coding sequence ATGAAAGCTATTCAGTTCAAAGAATATGGAGGTCCCGACGTATTAGAGAGAGTTGACGTTGAGACGCCAGGGTTGAAAGAAGGAGAAGTGCTCATTAAGGTTACAGCCATAGGTGTAAACTATGCGGATACTGCCCGGAGAGAGGGGGCATATGTTGTTCCTACTCCACTTCCATTCATCCCAGGTGCAGAAGTGGCTGGGATTGTAGAGGAGACAGGGGAAAAGACAAACAGATTCCAGAAGGGCGATCGTGTTGTTACCTTAATTGGTTCAGGAGGATATGCCGAATATGTGGTGGCGAATGAACGGACATTGATTCCTATTCCTGAAAACATGGAAGACGCGACAGCTGTTTCCTTACCTCTCCAGGGTCTGACGGCGTATCATTTACTCAAAACAATGGGACGGTTGGAAAAAGGGGAAACGGTTCTTGTTCATGCGTCTGCAGGAGGAGTAGGTTCATTGGCTGTTCAGCTCGCAAAACTGTTTGGAGCAGGAAAGGTTATCGCGACGGCAAGCTCTGATGAAAAACTTGAGATGGCTTTAGAGTTAGGGGCAGACCATGCCATCAATTACACAAAGGCTAACTGGCGAGACGATGTCATGAATGCAACGGATGGAGAAGGTGTGGACATTGCTCTGGAGATGGCTGGAGGCGATATATTCCATGAAACTGTGAAATGCATGCGTCCTTTCGGAAGAGTGGTCGTCTACGGAGTAGCAAGTGGAAACCCGGCTCAAATGTACCCCTCCGGTTTAATGAATCGAAATTTATCGGTTATCGGATTTTTCCTTCCACAAATTATGAAAAAGCCTGTTTTGTTTGAAAAGAGTCTACAGGAACTTTTGAAACTCGTAAATACAGGAGACCTGAAGTTGACGATTGGTGGAATATATGACTTGGAAGAAGCCGCCCAAGTCCATCAAATGCTCCAAGGACGTAAGACAAAAGGGAAACTGGTTTTAAAACCATGA
- a CDS encoding alpha/beta fold hydrolase, whose product MAYFQLSDGAELFYEDKGEGKPLVFIHGVWMSSRFFQKQVSHFKENYRVITLDFRGHGESAKTNAGHTVAQYARDLRELVRHLGLQDVTLVGWSMGAFVIWEYLHQFGEEGVLSTVIVDELASDFKWPDFEIGAFDLAALTSMMQELQQNQEGLLRGFLPLMFKEGVSEDRLSWMLQETMKVPASIASAILFDQSVIDCRPYLNSIQCPTLLCFGREEKLIPIAAGEHLKKSIANSQLEIFEKSCHCPFLEEPDKFNRAIESFLTLLQSGHK is encoded by the coding sequence GTGGCCTATTTTCAACTGTCTGATGGAGCAGAATTATTCTATGAAGATAAAGGAGAAGGTAAGCCTCTTGTGTTCATACATGGAGTATGGATGAGCAGTCGTTTTTTTCAGAAACAGGTTAGCCACTTCAAGGAAAACTATCGTGTCATTACATTAGATTTTCGCGGGCATGGAGAATCTGCTAAAACGAATGCCGGCCATACGGTCGCTCAATATGCCCGGGACCTCAGAGAACTAGTCCGTCATTTAGGTTTGCAGGATGTGACTTTGGTAGGGTGGTCGATGGGAGCGTTTGTCATCTGGGAATACCTTCATCAATTCGGTGAAGAAGGTGTTCTTTCAACGGTAATCGTAGATGAACTGGCGTCTGATTTTAAATGGCCGGACTTTGAAATTGGAGCTTTCGACTTAGCTGCCTTAACTTCTATGATGCAGGAACTTCAGCAAAATCAAGAAGGTCTTCTTAGAGGTTTTCTGCCTTTAATGTTTAAGGAAGGTGTTTCTGAGGATCGTCTAAGTTGGATGCTGCAGGAGACCATGAAAGTTCCAGCGAGTATTGCAAGTGCCATTTTGTTCGATCAGTCCGTCATTGACTGCCGCCCATACTTGAATTCTATCCAATGTCCAACGCTGTTATGCTTTGGTAGAGAAGAGAAGTTAATTCCCATCGCTGCGGGAGAGCATTTAAAGAAATCTATTGCTAATAGCCAACTTGAAATCTTTGAAAAAAGCTGTCACTGTCCTTTCTTAGAGGAGCCTGACAAATTTAATAGAGCAATTGAATCATTTTTAACACTATTACAGAGTGGTCATAAATAA
- a CDS encoding PP2C family serine/threonine-protein phosphatase, with protein sequence MKKRIHSIQQVNITSPTKKESEDAFIVHESAGIFGVLDGATPLTCFRDKDGHNGAYLAAQLFKKHFLSLPETAELSEEVVKANTKLREEMLANKINVEEGYERWSTCVAVVKIKENELHYAQLGDSMIMTGYEDGTSKVLTKDTVEGISERSSRQRERDRKLGIEIPEEVYYREPLNRLRYNRSMANRENGYTVANGMKNIEPYIQSGAISLDKVRDVFIFSDGLFLPRHTLHDTYRRVRQFGLMSYIAQVTEYYQANDLRVDDRTAVWVTF encoded by the coding sequence ATGAAAAAACGGATTCATTCAATCCAACAGGTTAATATTACAAGTCCGACGAAAAAGGAAAGTGAGGATGCATTCATCGTACACGAATCGGCCGGGATTTTTGGTGTGTTAGATGGAGCTACTCCCCTCACATGTTTTAGGGACAAGGATGGACATAATGGAGCTTATCTCGCAGCTCAACTTTTTAAAAAACACTTCCTGAGTCTACCTGAGACGGCTGAATTGTCTGAAGAAGTGGTGAAGGCAAACACTAAGCTTCGGGAAGAAATGCTAGCGAATAAGATCAACGTTGAAGAAGGGTATGAGCGGTGGTCTACATGTGTAGCCGTTGTAAAAATAAAAGAGAATGAACTACATTATGCCCAATTAGGGGACTCGATGATTATGACAGGTTATGAGGATGGAACATCTAAGGTATTGACGAAGGATACTGTAGAAGGAATTAGTGAGCGGTCAAGTCGACAAAGAGAAAGAGATCGCAAATTAGGAATAGAAATTCCTGAAGAGGTTTATTACAGAGAACCATTAAATCGCTTACGATATAACCGCTCCATGGCGAATAGAGAGAACGGCTACACGGTAGCAAATGGCATGAAAAACATTGAACCCTACATTCAATCGGGGGCCATCTCCTTGGATAAGGTACGAGACGTTTTTATTTTCTCAGATGGATTGTTTCTTCCAAGGCATACGTTACATGATACGTATAGGCGAGTCCGGCAATTTGGGTTGATGAGCTATATCGCTCAAGTGACAGAGTATTATCAGGCCAACGATTTACGAGTGGATGATCGAACAGCCGTCTGGGTCACTTTTTAA
- a CDS encoding O-methyltransferase: MSKETWKHVDQYFSDHLIQSDLVMENLLASNAAAGLPAIDVSESQGKLLNLLIRLRSAKRILEFGTLGGYSTLWMARALPEGGKITTLEYSEKHAQVAKENMKEAGVKNKVEILTGPAIETLPILASNENTYDFFFIDADKKNNPAYVKWAIELAEPGACLIVDNVVREGAILNEQVDEEVKGVREMFEMLSNEPRIDSTAIQTVGSKGYDGLLIAVIN; the protein is encoded by the coding sequence TTGAGTAAAGAAACGTGGAAACATGTTGATCAATATTTCAGCGATCACCTCATTCAATCAGACCTAGTAATGGAAAATTTATTAGCATCCAATGCTGCCGCCGGGCTTCCTGCCATCGATGTATCAGAAAGCCAAGGAAAGTTGTTAAATCTCCTTATCCGTTTAAGATCCGCTAAACGAATACTCGAGTTTGGAACCTTAGGCGGGTACAGCACTTTATGGATGGCCAGAGCCTTGCCAGAAGGCGGTAAAATTACGACTTTAGAATATAGTGAGAAACATGCTCAAGTTGCTAAGGAAAATATGAAAGAAGCGGGGGTTAAAAATAAAGTAGAAATTCTTACAGGGCCAGCAATTGAAACTCTCCCCATCCTAGCTTCCAATGAGAATACCTATGATTTCTTCTTTATCGATGCAGATAAAAAGAATAATCCCGCCTATGTAAAGTGGGCCATTGAATTAGCTGAGCCGGGGGCCTGCTTAATTGTAGACAATGTTGTACGCGAAGGAGCTATATTAAATGAACAGGTAGACGAAGAGGTAAAAGGGGTTAGAGAGATGTTTGAAATGCTGTCTAATGAGCCTCGGATTGATTCGACAGCAATTCAAACGGTGGGCTCCAAAGGTTATGACGGTCTTTTGATTGCTGTTATCAACTAA
- a CDS encoding acyl-CoA dehydrogenase family protein, producing MYSIKHSVKGGEFLIGNISPESAFTPEDRSEEHKMFASTARQFISREIHPHQQRIENGDYAFVAEQMKKAGEMGLLGHSIPERFGGLGLDKITKGIVGEALGNAGGYSVAHSNHTCIATLPITYFGTEKQKEKYLPKLASGEFLGAYCLTEPDAGSDALSSKTTAVLNEEGTHYVLNGTKLYITNASFADTFIVYAKVDSEHFTAFIVEKGFEGLSIGPEEDKMGIKGSSTCSVVLEDCLVPVENMLGEVGKGHLIALNVLNLGRFNLGFATTGAAKYSLNLAIQHTTERRQFGRSIAEFSATKEKIAQMSARIYGTESLLYRTAGHIEAVLGEHYETGDHKTVAKAMNEHALESAICKIMGSETLDEVVDESLQLHGGAGFIKEYPIEQAYRDSRINRIFEGTNEINRLLIPGNFFKKVARGEIDGLTTVEKAEHSLKNSLYKNVSGPLEPLQEAVALFKNLFLVSAGAAYRLHGESIQQEQELLMKLANLAIAVYESESVVLRTMKAIMSSNSEAELKTKLSYSVIERNALNIQRDTNYILSAVFKGEERKKTLRNIAVLLSEYQWEDAIERNRSIAETMIEEKQYKS from the coding sequence ATGTATTCTATTAAACATTCAGTTAAAGGCGGGGAGTTTTTAATAGGAAACATAAGTCCAGAGTCCGCCTTTACTCCTGAGGATCGAAGTGAAGAACATAAGATGTTTGCTTCCACGGCTCGACAATTTATTTCCCGGGAAATTCATCCACATCAACAAAGAATAGAAAATGGAGATTATGCTTTTGTTGCTGAACAGATGAAAAAAGCAGGAGAAATGGGTTTGTTGGGGCATAGCATTCCCGAGCGTTTCGGTGGACTTGGTCTAGATAAGATCACGAAAGGAATTGTGGGAGAAGCTCTCGGCAATGCTGGTGGTTATAGTGTTGCTCATTCCAATCATACGTGTATCGCTACACTTCCTATTACGTACTTTGGAACAGAGAAGCAAAAAGAAAAATATTTGCCTAAGTTAGCTTCGGGTGAATTTCTAGGGGCGTATTGCTTAACCGAACCGGACGCAGGGTCTGATGCGTTATCATCAAAAACGACTGCCGTGTTGAACGAAGAAGGAACACATTACGTATTGAATGGTACGAAGCTTTATATAACAAATGCATCGTTTGCAGACACGTTCATTGTGTATGCAAAGGTAGATAGCGAGCATTTTACAGCATTCATTGTCGAGAAAGGATTTGAGGGCTTATCTATTGGTCCTGAAGAAGACAAAATGGGGATCAAAGGATCTTCGACATGCTCGGTGGTTTTGGAAGACTGTCTTGTTCCGGTTGAAAATATGCTTGGCGAAGTGGGGAAAGGGCATCTGATTGCCCTGAACGTTTTGAATCTTGGGCGTTTCAATCTTGGCTTTGCTACAACAGGGGCTGCTAAATACAGCCTTAATCTAGCAATCCAGCACACGACAGAAAGACGACAGTTTGGAAGATCTATTGCAGAGTTTTCAGCTACCAAAGAGAAAATCGCTCAAATGAGCGCCCGTATTTATGGAACAGAATCACTTCTTTATCGGACGGCTGGTCATATTGAAGCTGTACTAGGCGAGCATTATGAGACCGGCGATCACAAAACTGTAGCTAAAGCAATGAATGAACATGCTCTTGAATCTGCGATATGTAAGATCATGGGTTCAGAGACGCTTGATGAAGTCGTTGATGAATCCCTGCAGCTTCACGGAGGAGCAGGATTCATTAAAGAATATCCGATAGAACAAGCATACAGAGATTCACGCATCAATCGGATTTTTGAAGGTACAAACGAAATTAACCGTCTTTTAATTCCGGGAAACTTTTTTAAGAAGGTAGCTCGTGGGGAAATTGATGGACTTACTACTGTCGAGAAAGCCGAGCATTCCTTGAAGAATAGCTTATATAAAAATGTAAGCGGGCCGTTGGAGCCACTGCAAGAGGCTGTTGCCTTATTTAAAAACTTGTTCTTAGTTTCAGCAGGTGCGGCCTACCGCCTTCATGGTGAATCCATTCAGCAAGAGCAGGAATTACTGATGAAGTTAGCTAATTTAGCTATCGCTGTTTATGAAAGTGAGTCCGTCGTTTTGCGGACGATGAAAGCGATTATGAGCTCGAATAGCGAAGCAGAATTGAAAACGAAACTTTCCTACTCAGTAATAGAAAGAAATGCTTTGAACATCCAAAGAGATACAAACTATATTCTTTCCGCTGTTTTCAAAGGGGAAGAAAGAAAGAAAACACTTAGAAATATCGCTGTTCTATTGAGCGAGTACCAGTGGGAGGATGCAATCGAGCGTAACCGTTCTATTGCAGAAACAATGATTGAGGAAAAACAATATAAATCCTAA